In Silene latifolia isolate original U9 population chromosome X, ASM4854445v1, whole genome shotgun sequence, the following proteins share a genomic window:
- the LOC141618171 gene encoding uncharacterized protein LOC141618171, whose protein sequence is MEHKAYWAVKELNMDAKLSGEKRLLQLNELDEFHLQAYESSRLYKEKTKRLHDKKILKKEFRIGDKVLLFNSRFKLFSGKLRSRWSGSFTVTNINKFGSVEVMTTNGEKFKENGHRLKVYHENVIVGVVEEVTVNPLPMEA, encoded by the coding sequence ATGGAGCACAAGGCATATTGGGCGGTCAAGGAGCTAAATATGGATGCCAAGCTAAGTGGAGAGAAACGGTTATTGCAACTCAATGAGCTTGATGAATTCCACTTGCAAGCATATGAAAGTTCTCGTCTTTATAAGGAGAAGACGAAAAGATTGCATGATAAGAAGATTCTTAAGAAAGAATTCAGGATCGGTGATAAGGTGTTGCTATTTAATTCCCGTTTCAAGCTATTTTCGGGAAAATTGCGATCAAGGTGGTCCGGTTCGTTTACCGTCACTAATATCAACAAGTTTGGTTCCGTTGAAGTGATGACCACCAATGGAGAAAAATTCAAAGAAAATGGCCATCGTTTGAAGGTCTATcatgagaatgtgatcgttggAGTTGTAGAGGAGGTCACCGTGAATCCTCTACCTATGGAAGCTTAA
- the LOC141618172 gene encoding protein FAR1-RELATED SEQUENCE 5-like produces the protein MSENTLVVPVVHVPSPQCIDVDEVHAGNRLSLMVTPGGSEEWVRNIATEFTPTIGQTFATLDEGIQFYETYAIACGFEPRKSSTKRFRSSGDIRTKLIVCHREGFRDSKPTILPITGEEEEPMVKASNPKKTKVTRIGCKARIFFRFVIKEIDQVQVPFFVVDQFHASHNHRLSPLKYREFQKKCRNLALQHKQTVDNCKVNIGPTSTFRSVKEYVDGYENIGASLTEFKNFGREIKCFIGLKDAQMFVDQLEHLHETPEGFYFAYDIDQNKCLFRVFWADAAARRNYALYGEAVTFDPTYSTNKYDMIFAPFTGVDHHKKSVTFGASLMSRENDQNFKWIFTKVLDCMGGKEPHCFFTDQCPAMKIAVPFAFTILAHRYCMWHIIKKLPEKCIDSLNSCSAGDSSREGSTRFLEVEDSIFNKTYTVAFNPSTFDATCSCKLFERKGYIFSGVEKLTKHQELEMLLGVKSSSEISSLVDSD, from the exons ATGTCAG AAAATACTCTTGTTGTCCCTGTGGTACATGTTCCTTCTCCACAATGCATAGACGTTGATGAGGTGCATGCTGGGAATCGTCTTTCTTTGATGGTGACGCCTGGAGGTTCTGAAGAGTGGGTCAGAAATATTGCAACTGAATTTACACCTACAATAGGACAAACTTTTGCTACGTTAGACGAGGGTATACAGTTTTATGAGACTTATGCAATAGCATGTGGTTTTGAACCAAGGAAATCTTCAACGAAAAGGTTTCGTAGTAGTGGAGATATTAGGACAAAATTGATTGTGTGTCACCGGGAAGGATTTAGGGATTCTAAGCCGACAATATTACCCATTACTGGTGAGGAGGAGGAGCCAATGGTCAAGGCCTCTAATCCAAAGAAGACTAAGGTTACTAGGATTGGTTGTAAAGCTAGGATTTTCTTTAGATTTGTTATTAAAGAAATTgaccaagttcaagtgccattcTTTGTTGTTGATCAGTTTCATGCTTCCCATAACCACCGTCTCTCTCCACTCAAGTATAGAGAATTTCAGAAAAAATGTAGGAACCTTGCTTTGCAACATAAACAAACCGTTGATAATTGCAAGGTCAATATTGGCCCAACCTCTACTTTCAGGTCCGTCAAGGAATATGTTGATGGCTATGAAAATATTGGAGCTTCTTTGACTGAGTTTAAGAATTTTGGAAGGGAAATCAAGTGTTTTATAGGTCTTAAGGATGCTCAAATGTTTGTAGACCAGTTGGAACACCTTCATGAAACCCCGGAAGGTTTTTATTTTGCCTATGATATTGATCAGAATAAGTGTTTGTTTCGTGTATTTTGGGCTGATGCAGCAGCACGTCGTAATTACGCTCTATACGGTGAGGCGGTGACTTTTGACCCAACCTATTCAACTAATAAGTACGACATGATCTTTGCTCCCTTTACTGGTGTTGATCATCACAAGAAGTCCGTCACTTTTGGCGCTTCGCTTATGTCTAGGGAGAATGACCAGAATTTTAAATGGATTTTCACAAAAGTTTTAGATTGTATGGGTGGGAAGGAACCCCATTGCTTTTTTACCGATCAATGTCCTGCTATGAAAATTGCAGTCCCGTTTGCTTTTACGATTCTCGCCCATCgctattgcatgtggcatattataaagaaattacctgaaaag TGCATTGATTCTCTAAACTCATGTAGTGCTGGTGATTCTTCAAGGGAGGGCAGTACAAGGTTCCTAGAAGTTGAAGATTCTATCTTCAATAAGACTTACACTGTCGCATTTAATCCTTCAACATTTGATGCAACATGTTCCTGCAAGCTGTTTGAGAGGAAGGGCTACATAT TCTCTGGTgttgaaaaattgactaaacacCAAGAGTTGGAGATGCTCCTTGGGGTTAAGTCTTCATCTGAG ATTTCTTCACTTGTTGATAGTGATTAA